TCCCTCCAGGGGGAAGCAGGTGTGAGCAGAACCCTGGGGGCAGAGCACTCCTAGGGCTGGcatctcctccccccgccccaggcagaggagagaagagatgGTTTAAAGGTGCCTTTATTGTCAGATGCAGAGGAtagggtgcccctcccccatagcGTGGGGCAAGAGGGATTAGGTGCTGGTACAGTCTGAGGGGTCCAGGGAGATGGTGACATCAGCCTTGCACTGGATAGTGCTGGGGGCTCCGGACAGCAgctggcagctctgcagctccagggCAAGGTCCTTCACACAGACAgcctgggggcagagaagggggtggTTACAGCCTGCAGAGAGCCGTCCGGGACACATACCCCCTACCCGTGCCCACGCAGCACGAGGGACTGGCTGGGCAGCCCAGCGCCTGCTGTGTCTTCAGAGGTGAAAGGGAGGCAGAgttcttccccccactcctgcctgctcgggccaggggctgctgctgccccgccggggggcgggggggctccagCCTGCGGGGGCGGGTCCTGCAGGTGCAGGCTGGAGGGGCTGCTGGGGATCACTCTGAGACaggggggccctggggcagcACCCCCCCTCCGGGGCTCTGAGTGGGGGCctgggggcagccctggggcagcaccCCCCCCCGGGGCTCTGAGTGGGGGCCTGGGGGCAGCCCCGGGGGCTACTCACCATGCTCCTGAGCGCGGGGCCCGGCTCGGGGGGcagcggcgcggcgcggcgctcGGCGCTGTCTGTCCCGCTCTCGACGCGGCGGACGTGGGGCGCCCGGCGGACCCCGGACAGCAGTCCCGAGGCTCTGCCCACCGAGTAGTAGCTGGGGCCGGCCGCCTGCTTGTACCACGCCTCGGCGGGCGGGCCCAGCAGCGCGGCCAGGGCGAGGCAGAGCAGGGCGCGGGCTCCCTGCATGGTGCAGCGGGGTCGGGCGGCGGCGGCTCCGAGTGAGGCGCTGCCATCGGCCGCCCCTTATAGcggggagcgggcggggggcggCAGCCGGGGGAGGCGCCTGGCGCTGCGCGGGGCCCCGCGGAGGCGGAGACGCGGGGCCCGGGCGCGCTGGGGGGGCTCGGCGCGGGGCCGGCGGCCAGTCCGTGGGGGGCTCGGTGCAGGGTCGCCaggggccccgccccgccccgggacAGAGCCGGTTTGTGGGGCGCAGGGATAAGCTCGGCGCTGCACCCCCGGCCCCCGGGGGACATGGGGGGGCCGACAGACGTACGGCAACTCTGAGCAAAGGCAACTCAAGCTCCGTAGAGCGGCCGGCCGAGGCCAGCGGCGGGAGCCGGACCCCCCCGGGACACAGCTCTGCGCTCGTACGGTAAAAGGGGGCCGGGCGCGAACACGTCTGACAAAAGGCTGCGAACTGCCCGGGCTGGGTCCTGCTCAGTCACCGCCCTACAAGCTGCAGTTCATAGCCCCAAACCCCTCTGCTGAAATCCCCGTCCGGGTGCCCagggctcccccacccctgcgGGCCGCCGGCACAGCCTCTGAGCCCGGTGGGGGTCTGTCCGGGCCCCCAGCCAGTACGAGTGCCCCCCAAGCTGGAAAGCGGCGGGTTGGGGGTCGATAAAGCCGGGCTACCCTCCGAGGCTCCCTGGGGTTGTCCCGTCCCTGGAGCGACCTGCCCTCTTGGGAGCTCCCCCGACATTCTTTCATTCCTGGAGCCGCGCTGCCTCCAAGCAGGCGCGCTGGACCAGTTTGCGcggtggggatgctgagagccattgaacgaAACTTGAAACCCTGCAtctaatggaaaccacttcaagccagcacaagcaacctcccccagctgccccctaCACAAGGAAGTAGCCCCCTTTCAGACTAGTGGGGTGGGCCACTGCACCGGCGCTGCCACAAGTGGTTTCGGGAGCGGACTGAGCACCCCTATGCTGGGGAGCCCCGGTTTGCGCTAACTGTGAGGGCAGGGCGAGGCAAACAGACCGCGGGCTCTCCCTGTTGATCGCCTGGTTTCTGGTGCCCTCTAGTGGATCGGACAGTCCCTGTGTATGTACACAGAGGGCCGCCGGAGAGAGGGCACAGCATTAAACTAGGGGCTTGGGACTGAATAGGTGAGGGGCTTTGCAAGCTGCACTCTGGCTGGCTCAGGTACCAGGCCGAAATGAGAAGCCACCCCATACTTTTGGTCCCACTAATTGATTCCCACTGCGTATCATTCtcccctgcagaaccccacaaAGGGATCATTGTTACATCTTGTGTCTTTGGTTCAACTAGCAGCCCCATCCTTAAGGGGACACATTGTACTCTTTgcccccacccactgcccatTTAATAAAGGATCCCCTCATGTCACATTTCCAGGAGAAGTCCTTGTTCTAGGCTGATAAGCATCCATCACTTAGGTTCCACACTAAGAGGCTCCCATTATACATTCCACCTGGGGGTGGGCTGCATGGCAGAGAAGACTGACATACTGGGGAGGGATTTTGCCAAGGATGAAGCATCAAGCACAGTTGGTCTGTAGGACGTGAGCAATGGGCCAGGGTAGTGCAGGGCCCCCTCCACGTAGCAGGGACAGCCAGAATGTCTAAGTTAAAGCCATAGGTCACATTCTACCACCTTGCCACACATCTAGGGAAAGTCTTTGTTGATGGCATGGCAACAACCTTTCTCTGCTGTTTGTGGTGTGCTTGCGGGTATCTGACCAGCTCTGGAGACACCCCCCCACTTGGCTCAGAGGCAAAAAGCATGAAGAGAAATTAATCACAGCTATGAGTTTATTGAAACCAGTCCAGTGATTGCCACCTTACACCTGGAAACTGACTTACACTGTTGGCAAGGGGTCTAGTCCCAAAGCAACTTGGGTTCAAAGAATTTACATGAGTCTGGTGCTGAACAGCACACCTGACCTGTGGatgtgtctctggctgtggtGGGAGGCAGGCCACTTATCCTACTGGCCACACAACAGCCTTCACTTCTCTACTACTGTATTTGAAGGCATCAGTTCAGGGCCCAGCCTGCCTGTGGTGCATGGGGAAATGGTTGCCAAAGGCATCAGGAGCTGAGCACCTGGATGGAGAGCTGCATAGGGCCCTAAGAATCCCATTTGAACTAAAGAAAGCTTTGAGATGATGTGACCATCTCTCACCAGTAAGGTACAGAATACCCACATCACTGGATAGTGGTGATTTCTCAGGGAATGGAGGGAGGCACCGTCAGGACAGGTCTAGAGGTCTCTTCAGAGAAGAAGGATGGGAAGGTTCCCATGATGCAAGAGCTGGGAAAGGGTTTATTTAAACAGGAAGGTCCCTTTTAGTTAAGGAAGAGCTGCCACAAGAAGCCAGCTTTTCAAAGGTTCAGAGCTCCTGCTGACTTTGGGTGGAGTTGTGAAGGATACTAAAAAAGATCAGGTCCCGGGTGTTTTAAATAAGGCACCCAAACCACAGACCCATGTCTGCATGGCAAAAGGAGCCCTTATCATAGAAGGGCCAACATGAGATGTACCCAGGCCAACCCCTGGCTTTTTACTGAGGCCCACATGTGTTGTGTAGACCTTATGGGAACAGAGAAAGTTGAGATGCTGACTGTGCCCAGAATGAAGCAATTAATAATACTGAAAATTTTGACAGTGTGTGGAACCAGCGTCATGGTGGGAAAGGTTAACATGCACCACTCAGAGGCTTCCAGTCATGTCTCCACTGCTCCTTCTGCCCCAGGCTTCCTTTTTGCCTATGGTGAGTCAATTACTTGGGGACAAGAATTATCTGCTAAAGTTCTCTATAAGGGCCAGGGATACATATTATGCTGTATAAATAATTCACTGTTCCAGGATGTGGAGAGAGGGTCTGAATCCCAACAAAACACTTTAACAACAGCCCATTAAATCCAAGTAGATCTGCTGGCTGCAGGGGGCTCTGTCACTCCTTGAATTTCCACTCTTGCCGGCACATAGGACAGTGCTGCTGGACTTGCTGTGAATTCAGCCACTTGAGAATGCAGTGCATGTGGAAGCAGTGGGAGCACTGGCCCCACACCAGGGGGCAGTCATCTCCAGGCACCTTACCTACAAAGGGACAAAACTTATGAGGAGAAAAGGGAGCACCTGGGCTGAAATACTGCAGGGGCCAAGGGGCCTGGGTTACTCACAGTCTGGGCAGCAGCCATTAAAGGCCATCCGGCAGATGCCACAGTTCTCATCATTGGCCACCCAGAGCCAGGAGGCTACACCATTCCAGCTCTTTATCTTC
This genomic interval from Caretta caretta isolate rCarCar2 chromosome 14, rCarCar1.hap1, whole genome shotgun sequence contains the following:
- the NPB gene encoding neuropeptide B produces the protein MQGARALLCLALAALLGPPAEAWYKQAAGPSYYSVGRASGLLSGVRRAPHVRRVESGTDSAERRAAPLPPEPGPALRSMAVCVKDLALELQSCQLLSGAPSTIQCKADVTISLDPSDCTST
- the ANAPC11 gene encoding anaphase-promoting complex subunit 11; its protein translation is MKVKIKSWNGVASWLWVANDENCGICRMAFNGCCPDCKVPGDDCPLVWGQCSHCFHMHCILKWLNSQQVQQHCPMCRQEWKFKE